A genomic window from Sporosarcina sp. Marseille-Q4063 includes:
- a CDS encoding alpha/beta-type small acid-soluble spore protein: MPNNNSGNSNQLLVPGVRQALDQMKNEIASEFGVQMGPDTTSRANGSVGGEITKRLVRQAQSQMSGKQQ, translated from the coding sequence ATGCCAAACAACAACAGCGGTAACTCAAACCAACTTCTAGTTCCAGGAGTAAGACAGGCACTTGATCAAATGAAGAACGAAATTGCTTCAGAGTTCGGTGTTCAAATGGGACCAGACACGACATCGCGTGCCAACGGATCCGTCGGCGGAGAAATTACAAAGCGATTAGTTCGTCAAGCCCAATCACAAATGAGCGGAAAACAACAATAA
- a CDS encoding alpha/beta-type small acid-soluble spore protein — protein MPNSGGNSNQLLVPGVRQALDQMKNEIASEFGVQMGSDTTSRANGSVGGEITKRLVRQAQSQMSGQQNQ, from the coding sequence ATGCCAAACAGTGGTGGTAACTCAAACCAACTTCTAGTACCAGGAGTAAGACAGGCACTCGATCAAATGAAAAACGAAATCGCATCAGAGTTCGGAGTTCAAATGGGATCAGATACGACGTCGCGTGCCAACGGATCCGTCGGCGGAGAAATAACTAAGCGATTAGTTCGTCAAGCCCAATCACAAATGAGTGGACAACAAAACCAATAA
- the mbcS gene encoding acyl-CoA synthetase MbcS — protein MNREQLVAPEQYNLVSEFEKYANNKSLKALIYINSKGEKKEITYEELINLSNQAANVFTENGLNKGDVVLVMVPRLIEAYVTYIGALKAGLVVIPSSEMLRPSDIDYRLVHSNAKAIVSFDAFSSQFNDVKNMEGVQHFVIGKAKNDEKSLTDLLAHASTDFAGPETKSSDMAFLSYTSGTTGSPKGVVHTHAWAYAHLRTTGANWLGIEENDVVWATAAPGWQKWIWTPFLSVLGSGATGLVYDGKFDAETYFNLIKENNVNVLCCTPTEYRFMAIVENLQDHDLSSIRSAVSAGEPLNQEVVTTFQESFSLEVRDGYGQTENTLLVGTMVGMEARAGSMGKPTPGNRVEIINDQGKPASAGEVGDIAVHVSTPALFKEYLNDPERTSMQFRGDYYVTGDRAKMDEDGYFWFEGRGDDIIISSGYTIGPFEVEEALLQHKAIKECAVVASPDATRGNIVKAFIVLRDPSRKNEEGLAKEIQDHVKSLTAPYKYPRKIEFIDEMPKTASGKIMRVELRKKEQ, from the coding sequence ATGAATCGCGAACAACTAGTTGCACCCGAACAATATAACCTTGTTAGTGAGTTTGAAAAGTATGCTAACAATAAAAGTTTAAAGGCACTTATATACATAAACTCAAAAGGTGAAAAGAAAGAAATTACTTATGAAGAGCTTATTAATTTGTCCAATCAAGCTGCAAACGTTTTTACGGAGAATGGGTTAAACAAAGGTGATGTCGTGTTGGTTATGGTGCCTCGGTTAATCGAAGCATACGTCACCTATATTGGCGCACTAAAAGCGGGTCTAGTTGTCATACCAAGTTCTGAAATGCTCAGACCTTCGGATATTGATTATCGTTTGGTCCATAGTAATGCGAAAGCAATCGTTTCGTTTGACGCCTTTTCAAGTCAATTTAATGACGTGAAAAATATGGAAGGTGTTCAACATTTCGTTATTGGAAAAGCAAAAAACGATGAAAAATCGTTGACTGATTTATTGGCGCATGCTTCAACTGATTTTGCAGGACCTGAAACAAAAAGTTCAGATATGGCATTTCTATCGTATACTTCAGGAACAACAGGGTCACCAAAGGGAGTTGTACATACGCACGCTTGGGCATACGCTCATTTAAGAACTACTGGGGCAAACTGGCTTGGTATTGAAGAGAATGATGTCGTATGGGCTACTGCGGCACCTGGATGGCAAAAATGGATTTGGACACCATTTCTATCTGTTCTTGGCAGCGGTGCAACGGGACTGGTTTACGACGGCAAGTTCGACGCAGAAACGTATTTTAATTTAATTAAAGAAAACAATGTAAATGTTTTATGTTGCACACCGACTGAATATCGCTTCATGGCCATTGTAGAAAATCTTCAAGACCATGATTTATCATCGATTCGAAGTGCTGTGTCTGCCGGTGAACCGCTTAATCAAGAAGTTGTTACTACTTTCCAAGAAAGTTTTTCATTAGAAGTAAGAGATGGCTACGGGCAAACTGAAAATACATTACTCGTAGGCACGATGGTTGGTATGGAAGCTAGAGCAGGATCGATGGGTAAACCAACACCAGGAAATCGTGTGGAAATCATTAATGACCAAGGAAAACCAGCGTCAGCAGGAGAAGTCGGCGACATCGCGGTTCATGTATCGACACCCGCTTTGTTCAAAGAATATTTAAACGATCCTGAAAGAACGAGCATGCAATTTCGCGGCGATTACTACGTAACCGGCGACCGAGCAAAAATGGACGAAGATGGCTACTTTTGGTTTGAAGGACGCGGCGACGACATCATCATAAGCTCCGGTTACACAATAGGGCCATTCGAGGTTGAAGAAGCATTGCTGCAACACAAGGCAATTAAAGAATGCGCAGTTGTAGCAAGCCCGGACGCAACCCGCGGAAATATCGTAAAAGCCTTTATCGTACTTCGCGATCCAAGCAGAAAAAATGAAGAGGGCTTGGCAAAAGAAATTCAAGACCATGTAAAATCACTAACAGCACCATACAAATACCCGCGTAAAATCGAATTCATCGACGAAATGCCAAAAACAGCATCAGGTAAAATCATGCGTGTTGAACTACGTAAAAAAGAACAATAA
- a CDS encoding alpha/beta-type small acid-soluble spore protein has product MPNSGGNNSNQLLVPGVRQALDQMKNEIASEFGVQMGPDTTSRANGSVGGEITKRLVRQAQSQMSGNQNQ; this is encoded by the coding sequence ATGCCAAACAGTGGTGGAAACAACTCAAACCAACTTCTAGTACCAGGAGTCAGACAGGCACTTGATCAAATGAAGAACGAAATTGCTTCAGAGTTCGGTGTTCAAATGGGACCAGACACGACATCGCGTGCCAACGGATCCGTCGGCGGAGAAATTACAAAGCGATTAGTCCGTCAAGCCCAATCACAAATGAGTGGAAATCAAAACCAATAA